The following are from one region of the Andrena cerasifolii isolate SP2316 chromosome 1, iyAndCera1_principal, whole genome shotgun sequence genome:
- the Parp1 gene encoding poly-(ADP-ribose) polymerase isoform X1: MDDFPYSVEYAKSSRASCQNCKNSIAKDTLRLAVVVQSPVHDGKITKWYHWTCFFIKQRPRSTADIANFDNIRWEDQKEIQKKIEESSKLPPPTTGKGKKRGNTAKAVGALCDFSIQYAKSSRSMCRGCEEKIVKGEVRISKKDFESEEGRKYGGVDKWHHLDCFAKIREDFQFYEAGDELPGIGDLSKEDQATVKSTLPKIKSDGAPPVKKIKDEAEDVEEEKELKKQNVELFKIRDVLSVLKKSDLTEMLVKNEQHIPEGLTAIIDRVSDGICFGALKPCPKCSGQLTYTSGVGYKCTGDLTEWTKCEYVTQDPPRQKFAIPSDVKKAYPDISKSLKCKVKRRFVKVTAPSTSRTVKKEDTVDSGPKVAGKPRPLKHMQFVIVGRTQKNKETLKKDIMLLGGEVTTKVHEHLTAVISSENELERNNKIKEAKNLDIQVITEDFVEEAKDLAKSPIQLIKEKTISSWGGDLSDRINSVAEKSAAKSKGKSAFEKSGSGKVKLQLKGGGTVDPDSGLEDIAHVYQSGKDKYTVTLVHTDIQTKKNSYYKLQILKHDKQEKYWLFRSWGRIGTTIGGTKLSNLSLEECIEQFEDLYEEKSGNIWSRREHFVKVPQRMYPVDIDDGEEASTQLLDSEIKSDLDQPVQDLMRLIFNEANMKKVMAEFEIDTDKMPLGKLSKKQIQKAYSVLTDLQGLLKQQHVERVELVDASNKFYNLIPHNFGVSGPKILETIEEIHLKCEMLDALLEMEIAYSLLHGKTDQTKNPLDAHYKQLNTDIKVMDKQGDEYKVLEQYVKNTHAQTHTAYELQIEDVFVVKRQGEESRYKPFKKLQNRKLLWHGSRSTNFAGILSQGLRIAPPEAPVTGYMFGKGIYFADMVSKSANYCCTNSNDSTGLLLLCEVALGNMYERYRADYIEKLPSGKHSTVGYGQTRPDPEQVHKMKDGVEVPYGPGVPAKLPKKSDLLYNEFIVYDVAQVKARYLIKMKFKYK, encoded by the exons ATGGACGATTTTCCGTATAGCGTCGAGTACGCGAAAAGTTCGCGTGCTTCTTGCCAAAACTGTAAGAATTCTATCGCAAAGGATACGCTGCGACTCGCCGTTGTCGTGCAG AGCCCTGTTCACGACGGAAAAATAACCAAATGGTATCACTGGACCtgtttctttataaaacaaaggCCGAGGAGCACCGCGGACATTGCCAACTTTGATAACATTCGGTGGGAAGATCAGaaagaaattcaaaagaaaATAG AAGAATCGAGTAAGCTTCCACCACCCACCACgggaaaaggaaagaaacgCGGCAATACTGCGAAAGCTGTGGGCGCTTTATGCGACTTTTCGATTCAATATGCCAAGTCTAGCAGATCGATGTGCAGGGGATGCGAAGAGAAAATAGTGAAGGGTGAAGTAAGAATATCGAAGAAAGATTTTGAAAGCGAAGAAGGCAGAAAATACGGTGGCGTAGACAAATGGCATCATCTGGATTGCTTCGCAAAGATAAGAGAAGACTTTCAGTTTTACGAGGCCGGCGATGAGCTCCCTGGTATAGGAGATCTTTCCAAAGAGGATCAGGCGACGGTTAAAAGCACTTTGCCAAAGATTAAATCGGATGGTGCTCCTCCGGTTAAGAAAATCAAGGACGAAGCCGAAGACGtggaagaggagaaagaattgaagaagcaaaatgttgaattatttaaaattagagaTGTACTTTCCGTGTTAAAGAAATCTGATCTGACTGAAATGTTAGTGAAAAATGAACAACACATCCCAGAAGGACTCACAGCT ataataGATCGCGTGTCTGATGGCATCTGCTTTGGGGCTTTAAAGCCGTGTCCAAAGTGTAGTGGACAGCTTACGTATACATCGGGGGTTGGGTACAAATGTACCGGAGACTTAACGGAATGGACCAAATGCGAGTACGTGACTCAAGATCCTCCGAGACAAAAGTTTGCGATACCATCGGATGTGAAAAAGGCGTATCCAGACAT CAGCAAATCTTTAAAGTGCAAAGTGAAGAGAAGGTTTGTAAAGGTGACCGCGCCATCGACATCCCGCACGGTAAAAAAAGAAGATACCGTTGACTCTGGACCAAAGGTTGCAGGAAAACCAAGGCCGTTGAAGCATATGCAGTTCGTTATTGTGGGGCGGACACAGAAAAATAAAGAGACTTTGAAGAAGGATATTATGCTTTTGGGAGGAGAGGTAACGACAAAGGTTCACGAACACTTGACCGCTGTTATATCGTCTGAGaatgaattggaaagaaatAACAAGATAAAAGAAGCGAAGAATCTTGATATTCAAGTTATTACCGAGGACTTTGTCGAGGAAGCTAAAGACCTCGCAAAGTCTCCGATCCAGCTGATTAAGGAGAAGACCATTTCAAGCTGGGGCGGTGATTTGTCCGACAGGATTAACTCTGTGGCAGAGAAGTCTGCTGCCAAGAGCAAAGGTAAAAGTGCCTTTGAGAAGTCAGGGTCTGGTAAAGTTAAGCTTCAATTGAAAGGCGGTGGAACTGTCGACCCAGACAGCGGTTTGGAAGATATCGCGCACGTGTACCAAAGCGGCAAAGACAAGTATACCGTTACGTTAGTACATACAGACATACAGACGAAGAAAAATAGTTACTACAAGCTGCAGATATTGAAGCATGATAAACAGGAGAAGTACTGGTTGTTCAGAAGTTGGGGCAGGATAGGGACAACTATTGGTGGCACGAAACTAAGTAACTTGTCCTTGGAGGAATGTATAGAACAGTTTGAGGATCTGTACGAAGAGAAGTCTGGAAATATCTGGAGTCGTAGGGAACATTTTGTTAAAGTACCGCAGAGAATGTATCCGGTCGATATTGACGATGGAGAGGAAGCTTCAACGCAATTGCTGGACTCTGAAATTAAGAGCGATCTAGACCAGCCGGTGCAAGATTTGATGAGATTGATCTTTAACGAAGCGAACATGAAGAAGGTGATGGCAGAATTTGAAATCGACACGGATAAAATGCCTCTTGGGAAGCTATCAAAAAAACAGATACAGAAAGCCTATTCGGTGTTAACGGATCTACAAGGCTTACTAAAGCAACAACACGTTGAACGAGTTGAATTGGTTGACGCGTCTAATAAGTTTTACAATCTAATACCGCATAACTTTGGTGTGTCCGGGCCTAAGATCCTGGAAACGATCGAAGAAATTCATCTCAAGTGTGAGATGCTGGATGCACTGCTTGAGATGGAGATTGCCTACTCTCTTTTGCATGGCAAGACGGATCAAACAAAGAATCCACTTGACGCTCATTACAAGCAACTGAATACAGATATCAAGGTGATGGACAAACAGGGTGACGAATACAAGGTGCTCGAGCAGTACGTAAAGAATACTCATGCGCAAACTCATACCGCGTATGAACTCCAGATCGAAGATGTGTTTGTCGTTAAGAGGCAGGGAGAGGAGTCTAGATACAAGCCGTTCAAGAAGCTGCAGAACAGGAAACTATTGTGGCACGGTTCTAGATCAACCAACTTTGCTGGCATACTTTCTCAGGGATTAAGAATAGCTCCACCGGAAGCTCCTGTTACTGGTTATATGTTTGGTAAAGGTATATACTTCGCAGACATGGTGTCGAAGTCTGCGAATTACTGTTGCACAAACAGTAATGACTCTACTGGATTATTGTTACTCTGCGAAGTGGCGTTGGGTAACATGTACGAGAGGTACAGAGCAGACTATATCGAGAAATTGCCGAGTGGTAAACATTCTACAGTGGGTTATGGGCAAACTCGTCCCGATCCTGAACAGGTTCATAAGATGAAAGATGGCGTTGAGGTCCCATATGGACCAGGGGTACCTGCTAAACTTCCTAAGAAATCAGATTTATTGTACAATGAATTTATTGTATACGATGTTGCTCAAGTGAAAGCCCGATACTTGATTAAGATGAAATTCAAGTAcaagtaa
- the Parp1 gene encoding poly-(ADP-ribose) polymerase isoform X2 gives MDDFPYSVEYAKSSRASCQNCKNSIAKDTLRLAVVVQSPVHDGKITKWYHWTCFFIKQRPRSTADIANFDNIRWEDQKEIQKKIEESSKLPPPTTGKGKKRGNTAKAVGALCDFSIQYAKSSRSMCRGCEEKIVKGEVRISKKDFESEEGRKYGGVDKWHHLDCFAKIREDFQFYEAGDELPGIGDLSKEDQATVKSTLPKIKSDGAPPVKKIKDEAEDVEEEKELKKQNVELFKIRDVLSVLKKSDLTEMLVKNEQHIPEGLTAIIDRVSDGICFGALKPCPKCSGQLTYTSGVGYKCTGDLTEWTKCEYVTQDPPRQKFAIPSDVKKAYPDIKSLKCKVKRRFVKVTAPSTSRTVKKEDTVDSGPKVAGKPRPLKHMQFVIVGRTQKNKETLKKDIMLLGGEVTTKVHEHLTAVISSENELERNNKIKEAKNLDIQVITEDFVEEAKDLAKSPIQLIKEKTISSWGGDLSDRINSVAEKSAAKSKGKSAFEKSGSGKVKLQLKGGGTVDPDSGLEDIAHVYQSGKDKYTVTLVHTDIQTKKNSYYKLQILKHDKQEKYWLFRSWGRIGTTIGGTKLSNLSLEECIEQFEDLYEEKSGNIWSRREHFVKVPQRMYPVDIDDGEEASTQLLDSEIKSDLDQPVQDLMRLIFNEANMKKVMAEFEIDTDKMPLGKLSKKQIQKAYSVLTDLQGLLKQQHVERVELVDASNKFYNLIPHNFGVSGPKILETIEEIHLKCEMLDALLEMEIAYSLLHGKTDQTKNPLDAHYKQLNTDIKVMDKQGDEYKVLEQYVKNTHAQTHTAYELQIEDVFVVKRQGEESRYKPFKKLQNRKLLWHGSRSTNFAGILSQGLRIAPPEAPVTGYMFGKGIYFADMVSKSANYCCTNSNDSTGLLLLCEVALGNMYERYRADYIEKLPSGKHSTVGYGQTRPDPEQVHKMKDGVEVPYGPGVPAKLPKKSDLLYNEFIVYDVAQVKARYLIKMKFKYK, from the exons ATGGACGATTTTCCGTATAGCGTCGAGTACGCGAAAAGTTCGCGTGCTTCTTGCCAAAACTGTAAGAATTCTATCGCAAAGGATACGCTGCGACTCGCCGTTGTCGTGCAG AGCCCTGTTCACGACGGAAAAATAACCAAATGGTATCACTGGACCtgtttctttataaaacaaaggCCGAGGAGCACCGCGGACATTGCCAACTTTGATAACATTCGGTGGGAAGATCAGaaagaaattcaaaagaaaATAG AAGAATCGAGTAAGCTTCCACCACCCACCACgggaaaaggaaagaaacgCGGCAATACTGCGAAAGCTGTGGGCGCTTTATGCGACTTTTCGATTCAATATGCCAAGTCTAGCAGATCGATGTGCAGGGGATGCGAAGAGAAAATAGTGAAGGGTGAAGTAAGAATATCGAAGAAAGATTTTGAAAGCGAAGAAGGCAGAAAATACGGTGGCGTAGACAAATGGCATCATCTGGATTGCTTCGCAAAGATAAGAGAAGACTTTCAGTTTTACGAGGCCGGCGATGAGCTCCCTGGTATAGGAGATCTTTCCAAAGAGGATCAGGCGACGGTTAAAAGCACTTTGCCAAAGATTAAATCGGATGGTGCTCCTCCGGTTAAGAAAATCAAGGACGAAGCCGAAGACGtggaagaggagaaagaattgaagaagcaaaatgttgaattatttaaaattagagaTGTACTTTCCGTGTTAAAGAAATCTGATCTGACTGAAATGTTAGTGAAAAATGAACAACACATCCCAGAAGGACTCACAGCT ataataGATCGCGTGTCTGATGGCATCTGCTTTGGGGCTTTAAAGCCGTGTCCAAAGTGTAGTGGACAGCTTACGTATACATCGGGGGTTGGGTACAAATGTACCGGAGACTTAACGGAATGGACCAAATGCGAGTACGTGACTCAAGATCCTCCGAGACAAAAGTTTGCGATACCATCGGATGTGAAAAAGGCGTATCCAGACAT CAAATCTTTAAAGTGCAAAGTGAAGAGAAGGTTTGTAAAGGTGACCGCGCCATCGACATCCCGCACGGTAAAAAAAGAAGATACCGTTGACTCTGGACCAAAGGTTGCAGGAAAACCAAGGCCGTTGAAGCATATGCAGTTCGTTATTGTGGGGCGGACACAGAAAAATAAAGAGACTTTGAAGAAGGATATTATGCTTTTGGGAGGAGAGGTAACGACAAAGGTTCACGAACACTTGACCGCTGTTATATCGTCTGAGaatgaattggaaagaaatAACAAGATAAAAGAAGCGAAGAATCTTGATATTCAAGTTATTACCGAGGACTTTGTCGAGGAAGCTAAAGACCTCGCAAAGTCTCCGATCCAGCTGATTAAGGAGAAGACCATTTCAAGCTGGGGCGGTGATTTGTCCGACAGGATTAACTCTGTGGCAGAGAAGTCTGCTGCCAAGAGCAAAGGTAAAAGTGCCTTTGAGAAGTCAGGGTCTGGTAAAGTTAAGCTTCAATTGAAAGGCGGTGGAACTGTCGACCCAGACAGCGGTTTGGAAGATATCGCGCACGTGTACCAAAGCGGCAAAGACAAGTATACCGTTACGTTAGTACATACAGACATACAGACGAAGAAAAATAGTTACTACAAGCTGCAGATATTGAAGCATGATAAACAGGAGAAGTACTGGTTGTTCAGAAGTTGGGGCAGGATAGGGACAACTATTGGTGGCACGAAACTAAGTAACTTGTCCTTGGAGGAATGTATAGAACAGTTTGAGGATCTGTACGAAGAGAAGTCTGGAAATATCTGGAGTCGTAGGGAACATTTTGTTAAAGTACCGCAGAGAATGTATCCGGTCGATATTGACGATGGAGAGGAAGCTTCAACGCAATTGCTGGACTCTGAAATTAAGAGCGATCTAGACCAGCCGGTGCAAGATTTGATGAGATTGATCTTTAACGAAGCGAACATGAAGAAGGTGATGGCAGAATTTGAAATCGACACGGATAAAATGCCTCTTGGGAAGCTATCAAAAAAACAGATACAGAAAGCCTATTCGGTGTTAACGGATCTACAAGGCTTACTAAAGCAACAACACGTTGAACGAGTTGAATTGGTTGACGCGTCTAATAAGTTTTACAATCTAATACCGCATAACTTTGGTGTGTCCGGGCCTAAGATCCTGGAAACGATCGAAGAAATTCATCTCAAGTGTGAGATGCTGGATGCACTGCTTGAGATGGAGATTGCCTACTCTCTTTTGCATGGCAAGACGGATCAAACAAAGAATCCACTTGACGCTCATTACAAGCAACTGAATACAGATATCAAGGTGATGGACAAACAGGGTGACGAATACAAGGTGCTCGAGCAGTACGTAAAGAATACTCATGCGCAAACTCATACCGCGTATGAACTCCAGATCGAAGATGTGTTTGTCGTTAAGAGGCAGGGAGAGGAGTCTAGATACAAGCCGTTCAAGAAGCTGCAGAACAGGAAACTATTGTGGCACGGTTCTAGATCAACCAACTTTGCTGGCATACTTTCTCAGGGATTAAGAATAGCTCCACCGGAAGCTCCTGTTACTGGTTATATGTTTGGTAAAGGTATATACTTCGCAGACATGGTGTCGAAGTCTGCGAATTACTGTTGCACAAACAGTAATGACTCTACTGGATTATTGTTACTCTGCGAAGTGGCGTTGGGTAACATGTACGAGAGGTACAGAGCAGACTATATCGAGAAATTGCCGAGTGGTAAACATTCTACAGTGGGTTATGGGCAAACTCGTCCCGATCCTGAACAGGTTCATAAGATGAAAGATGGCGTTGAGGTCCCATATGGACCAGGGGTACCTGCTAAACTTCCTAAGAAATCAGATTTATTGTACAATGAATTTATTGTATACGATGTTGCTCAAGTGAAAGCCCGATACTTGATTAAGATGAAATTCAAGTAcaagtaa